From the Streptomyces nigrescens genome, one window contains:
- a CDS encoding sensor histidine kinase — translation MKRPRRWADLPRLRHGNPQLLRGLRARLVVGFLVVAAVSALTTALLTYQEARNAILQSSQDTAVNDLRAQVNSLAPELPVPPAQADLDSLRVQLERSGQPRDWDISVRYRGMRDSGAGSTRSNLVMPAAFTSSVEKRHVPVFQRVTRDGSPSLLIGMPVRQTDGKASALSVYAQVPLDDEEANIEALVAAAQRGALPVLVLTVIPALLAARGVLRPVRGLRQAAGRIAEGKLDTRLEVKGADELADLSRTFNDMAARLEESMAELRRLESNARRFAADVSHELRTPLAAMTAVTDVLDEDADSLDPDTASAVRLISQETGKLARMVEDLMEVSRFDAGAAALHLDEVDVAETIRKTLQARAWQKRVTAELPADVRARLDPRRLDVVVANLVGNALHHGGEPVRVRLHSPEPDADRLLIEISDSGPGIDPEVLPHVFERFYKADSARARSEGSGLGLAIAMENVRLHGGVMRAANSPEGGAVFTVDLPLRHGEPAGSAAERAADPPDGPWAGEETADDNRDGTRPEAGEENHI, via the coding sequence GTGAAGCGCCCCCGCCGCTGGGCGGACCTCCCCCGCCTCCGGCACGGGAACCCCCAGCTGCTGCGTGGACTACGGGCCCGGCTCGTCGTGGGATTCCTGGTGGTGGCCGCGGTCAGTGCGCTGACCACCGCGCTGCTGACCTACCAGGAGGCCCGTAACGCCATCCTCCAGAGCTCCCAGGACACCGCCGTCAACGATCTGCGGGCGCAGGTCAATTCGCTGGCGCCCGAGCTCCCGGTGCCGCCGGCCCAGGCGGACCTGGACTCCCTCCGGGTCCAGCTGGAGCGCTCCGGACAGCCGCGGGACTGGGACATTTCGGTGCGGTACCGCGGAATGCGGGACAGCGGCGCGGGGAGCACGCGGAGCAACCTCGTGATGCCGGCCGCCTTCACGAGTTCGGTGGAGAAGCGCCATGTACCGGTCTTCCAGCGTGTGACCCGCGACGGGAGTCCCTCCCTGCTGATCGGGATGCCGGTGCGGCAGACCGACGGCAAGGCCTCCGCGCTCTCCGTCTATGCCCAGGTTCCGCTGGACGACGAGGAGGCCAACATCGAGGCGCTGGTGGCCGCCGCCCAGCGGGGCGCGCTGCCGGTGCTGGTGCTGACCGTGATCCCGGCGCTGCTCGCCGCGCGCGGTGTGCTCCGGCCCGTACGGGGGCTGCGGCAGGCCGCCGGGCGGATCGCCGAGGGCAAGCTGGACACCCGGCTGGAGGTCAAGGGCGCCGATGAACTCGCCGATCTGTCCCGGACGTTCAACGACATGGCGGCCCGGCTGGAGGAGAGCATGGCCGAGCTGCGCCGGCTGGAGTCCAACGCCCGGCGGTTCGCTGCCGATGTGTCGCACGAGCTGCGGACACCGCTCGCGGCGATGACCGCGGTCACCGATGTGCTCGACGAGGACGCCGACTCCCTCGACCCCGACACCGCCTCCGCGGTCCGGCTGATCAGCCAGGAGACCGGGAAGCTGGCGCGGATGGTGGAGGACCTGATGGAGGTCTCGCGGTTCGACGCGGGGGCCGCGGCGCTCCATCTCGACGAGGTGGACGTCGCCGAGACCATCCGCAAGACCCTGCAGGCCAGGGCCTGGCAGAAGCGGGTGACGGCGGAGCTTCCGGCCGACGTACGGGCCCGGCTCGATCCGCGGCGGCTCGACGTGGTGGTCGCCAACCTGGTCGGCAATGCCCTGCACCACGGCGGCGAACCGGTCCGGGTGCGGCTGCACTCCCCGGAGCCGGACGCGGACCGGCTGCTGATCGAGATCTCCGACAGCGGGCCCGGTATCGACCCCGAGGTGCTGCCGCACGTCTTCGAGCGCTTCTACAAGGCGGACTCCGCCCGCGCCCGTTCGGAGGGCAGTGGCCTGGGTCTGGCCATCGCGATGGAGAACGTACGGTTGCACGGCGGCGTCATGCGCGCCGCCAACTCCCCCGAGGGCGGTGCGGTGTTCACGGTGGATCTGCCGCTGCGCCACGGCGAGCCGGCCGGGTCGGCGGCCGAGAGGGCGGCCGACCCGCCGGACGGCCCCTGGGCGGGCGAGGAGACCGCGGACGACAACCGGGACGGCACGCGTCCCGAAGCCGGAGAAGAGAACCACATATGA
- a CDS encoding GerMN domain-containing protein: MSATNALNALRAVRARRLVLGGVLTGALAGALSGALAGCGIAPTDVIDAGEPATGVKSPGQPDADVQLFFYGPSGLRSATRPAKTPAEPEEALRLLMKGPNHAERMRGLTSVLPKFLAAPTAETREGAVVITLPLGVELLDSASLNQLVCTAANARVPGDKPPGQVTVTLVSKADKVGPMVCGGNNAFPVVEPSPTRPADAGGSGAGEAGREPDPTG, translated from the coding sequence ATGAGCGCCACGAACGCCCTGAACGCCCTGCGTGCGGTGCGGGCCCGGCGGCTCGTCCTGGGCGGTGTGCTCACCGGGGCGCTGGCCGGCGCCCTCTCCGGGGCGCTGGCGGGCTGCGGTATCGCACCCACCGATGTCATCGACGCCGGCGAGCCCGCCACCGGAGTGAAGTCGCCGGGCCAGCCCGACGCCGATGTCCAGCTGTTCTTCTACGGGCCTTCCGGACTGCGCTCAGCGACCCGGCCGGCGAAGACACCGGCCGAGCCGGAGGAGGCCCTCCGACTGCTCATGAAGGGGCCGAACCACGCGGAGCGGATGCGCGGCCTGACCAGTGTGCTGCCGAAGTTCCTCGCCGCGCCGACCGCCGAGACCCGCGAGGGCGCCGTCGTGATCACCCTGCCGCTGGGCGTCGAGCTGCTGGACTCCGCCTCGCTGAACCAGCTGGTGTGCACCGCCGCCAACGCCCGGGTGCCCGGGGACAAGCCGCCGGGGCAGGTCACCGTGACGCTCGTGAGCAAGGCCGACAAGGTCGGCCCCATGGTGTGCGGCGGCAACAACGCCTTTCCCGTCGTCGAGCCGAGCCCGACCCGTCCCGCCGACGCGGGCGGGTCCGGGGCGGGCGAGGCCGGCAGGGAGCCGGACCCGACGGGCTGA
- a CDS encoding DUF1992 domain-containing protein, whose translation MTERKPPGVTFETWIDKQIREATERGDFAGLAGAGKPLPHLDQPYDEMWWIKEKMHREHLSYLPPTLALRKEAEDALEAAAAAPTEAALRRILTAVNERISAALRTPLEGPPLNLVPFDIDEVARKWREQQGS comes from the coding sequence ATGACCGAGCGCAAACCCCCCGGTGTCACCTTCGAGACCTGGATCGACAAGCAGATCCGCGAGGCGACGGAGCGCGGCGACTTCGCCGGTCTCGCGGGCGCCGGCAAGCCCCTCCCCCACCTCGACCAGCCGTATGACGAGATGTGGTGGATCAAGGAAAAGATGCACCGGGAGCACCTCTCCTACCTGCCGCCGACCCTCGCCCTGCGCAAGGAGGCGGAGGACGCCCTGGAGGCCGCGGCCGCCGCTCCCACCGAGGCGGCGCTGCGCCGCATCCTGACGGCGGTCAATGAGCGCATCAGCGCGGCGCTCCGCACCCCCCTCGAAGGCCCGCCGCTGAACCTCGTGCCGTTCGACATCGACGAGGTGGCCCGCAAGTGGCGGGAGCAGCAAGGGAGTTGA